GGGTGACGGCGCGCAGGTCCGCCACGGGCAGGGCGGTGGACAGGCCCAGCAGGAACACCAGGGCACGGGGCGCGGCGGCCGCCAGGTCGTGCGGGTCGGTGCTTCCGGCGGTGACGGTCACCATGGTGCTCAACTCCTGGCCGCCGGGCGGGAGGTACTCGTTCTGAGCGGAGGTCAGCACGATCCCGGGGTCAGCGGGCGTCGGCGGATCTCCCGGTCCGGGGCGGACGAACACCCCGTCGGGCAGCGTGGCCGGGCGGCCGTCGCCGTTCAGGGCCCGGAGCCGGTCGGCGACCACTCCGGCGTGGGCCGGGCGGTCGTCGGGGTGCTTCGCGAGCAACTGGGCGGCGAGCCGGTCGAGTACTGCGGGGACGCCGGGTCGCAGGGCGGCCAGTCGCGGCGGCGGGGTCGCGACGTGGTCGTGCATGGCGGCCCAGAAGTCCGGACGCCTCGGGAACGGGGTCCGACCGGTCAGCAGCGCGAACAGGACGCAGCCCAGCGCGTAGAGGTCGGTCCGTCCGTCGGCGCGTTCGGCCCGCCACTGTTCGGGGGCCATGTAGTCGGGCGTCCCCAGCACGCTGCCGGCCCGGGTCAGGCCCGAGTCGCCGCGGACGAAGCCGGCGATGCCGAAGTCGCACACCTTGACCCGACCGCCCGGGAGCAGCATCAGGTTGGCCGGTTTCACGTCGCGGTGGACGATGCCCCGGCTGTGCGCGTACCCGAGCGCGGCGGCGGCCTGGGCCAGCACGTCCACGGCCTTGCGCACGGGCAGGCCGGACGGCTGGTCCCGCAGCAGCGCGCCGAGGTTGCGGCCCGCCAGCAGTTCCATGATCAGGAAGTGCCGGCCGTCCTGCTCGCCGTGGTCGTGGACCTGGGTGATGCCGTCGTGCTGGAGCTGCGCGGTGATGCTCGCCTCGCGGTGGAAGCGGGCGGCGGCGCTGCCGTCCGCATCCGGTTCCGGGAACAGGAACTTGATGGCGACCCGTCGGCCGAGCTGCTGGTCGTGGGCGCGCCAGACCTCGCCCATCCCGCCCCGGCCGAGGCGCTCCTCCAGTCGGTAGCGACCCGCAACCAGACTCCCGGACATGTGCACGGCCCCCGATCCGGCCCCCGACGGCCGCACCTCCATCCTAGGCCCGCCGGTCGGGCCGACCCGGTCCCGATGGTCCGTCAGTTGCGCTGCGACGTACGGAGAAGCCTGCCCTGACCCGCACCGGACCGCTCTCCCCCTCCCGAGCCGGGCGAACGTCGGGCGCACGCCGTTGCGGGCATCAGTTAGGTGTGACTGACCTGCGCCCTCGTTCTCTCCCGCCCGCCGCCGCCTCGGTCGCCCGCGGCACCACCCGGTTCCCCACCAAGGTGCTTCAGGACTGGGCCGCGGCAGCTGCCCAAGCTGCCCGCCAACACCTGGGGGTGGGGCACCCTCGACGGTCGCCGTGATCGCCCTGGTGGGCGGCGGCTACCGCTTCTCCGAGCAGGGCCCGCCGCGCGACCCCCGCCGCGTCCCCGGCGGCCGAGCCGCTGCCGGGCTGAGCGGACCGCATGGCCGGGCGCTCCCCGGGCCGGCGCACGGCGGGCCCCCGACCGGTCGGTCGGGGGCCCGCCGTGCGTGCGGAGGTCAGACGGCGAGCAGGTGCTGGAGCAGGTCGCGGTACTCGCGGAGCGACAGGCGGAGGTTCTCGGTGCGGGCGGAGTCCTCCGCCGAGGTCCCCTGCCCGGCGTCGGGGTGCCAGGCGTCCCGCAGGGCCACGTGGCGCTCATGCAGGGCGTCGTTCAGCCGCTGCACCGCCTCGTCCAGCGCCTTGTCCGCCGCCGCCACGGCCTGGGCCGGGTCGTCCACGAAGGTGCCCACCGCGCGGTCCAGACGGCGCGTCAGCTGCGCGGCCAG
The DNA window shown above is from Streptomyces sp. TLI_171 and carries:
- a CDS encoding serine/threonine-protein kinase gives rise to the protein MSGSLVAGRYRLEERLGRGGMGEVWRAHDQQLGRRVAIKFLFPEPDADGSAAARFHREASITAQLQHDGITQVHDHGEQDGRHFLIMELLAGRNLGALLRDQPSGLPVRKAVDVLAQAAAALGYAHSRGIVHRDVKPANLMLLPGGRVKVCDFGIAGFVRGDSGLTRAGSVLGTPDYMAPEQWRAERADGRTDLYALGCVLFALLTGRTPFPRRPDFWAAMHDHVATPPPRLAALRPGVPAVLDRLAAQLLAKHPDDRPAHAGVVADRLRALNGDGRPATLPDGVFVRPGPGDPPTPADPGIVLTSAQNEYLPPGGQELSTMVTVTAGSTDPHDLAAAAPRALVFLLGLSTALPVADLRAVTRTVADTIDGLDEGDRFAVVTGSEYASMCYPDSLRTVRATPATKAEARAALDRLEPVRAAAFGRWIRMADRLFAGHADAVRTAIMLMDLRSEAELPGELAAALAASTGRFSCHVRGVGTGWEVAQARAVGEALRGTVDIVHADSAPGLAAALAADLDAVVERTRQAFARDLALRITTPPGGGVRFLKLVSPQVEDLTGHGLPTGPGVTEFRVDVPDGRSHEYHLSLEVPPGPVGERITAADLAVILLPPAGDGQELARLMIPAERTDDRDSLTIDHRVAHYTGQAELAEAIMEGLRARADEPSEDQARASRDSSPSADSSA